From a single Vitis vinifera cultivar Pinot Noir 40024 chromosome 18, ASM3070453v1 genomic region:
- the LOC100248932 gene encoding cyclin-D5-1: protein MERDSYSSLLCLDEDVVDEEAFISFKNCTPSDTEDDEYVQLLVDREMSFGIKTNHSFLILNWVKLARLDAVAWILRTRAVFGFRFQTAYLCVAYLDRFLSRRAIDSDKTWAIRLLSVACLSLAAKMEECRAPALSEFAVEEYNFESKVIQRMELLVLNTLEWRMGSITPFAFIHYFITKFCNQSPPPNVVSRTVQLTMAIMREINLMDHRPSVIAAAAVLVALDQRLTRNELESKMNAISSCGSLQPEDVFSCYSVVQGLDKEKCALSLNPSTTQLRPAVDVHENSSVTSAASTKRKRLTFYDCDPNYGIPNEKRPR from the exons ATGGAGAGGGATTCTTACTCTAGCCTTCTCTGTTTGGATGAGGATGTAGTGGATGAAGAAGCCTTCATTAGCTTCAAAAACTGCACACCTTCGGATACTGAAGATGATGAGTACGTACAACTGTTGGTTGATAGAGAGATGAGTTTTGGGATTAAAACAAACCATTCATTCTTGATTTTGAACTGGGTTAAGCTTGCTCGTCTCGACGCAGTCGCATGGATTCTCAGA ACAAGAGCGGTGTTTGGATTCCGCTTCCAAACGGCCTATCTGTGTGTGGCTTATCTGGATCGGTTTCTTTCGCGGCGAGCCATTGAT AGCGACAAAACATGGGCGATTCGATTGCTGTCAGTGGCGTGTCTTTCTTTGGCGGCGAAGATGGAGGAATGCAGAGCTCCGGCGCTATCGGAATTCGCTGTTGAAGAATACAATTTTGAGAGCAAGGTGATTCAGAGAATGGAGCTCTTGGTATTGAATACATTGGAATGGAGGATGGGTTCAATTactccttttgcttttattcaTTACTTCATCACAAAATTTTGCAATCAATCTCCACCACCAAATGTGGTATCAAGGACTGTACAACTCACCATGGCTATAATGAGAG AGATAAATCTAATGGATCATCGACCATCTGTTATTGCCGCTGCAGCAGTATTGGTGGCATTGGATCAGAGATTAACAAGAAATGAATTGGAGTCTAAGATGAATGCCATCTCTTCATGTGGATCTCTTCAACCT GAGGATGTGTTTTCATGCTATAGTGTAGTGCAGGGGCTTGACAAGGAGAAGTGTGCACTTTCACTAAACCCGTCCACTACCCAATTGAGGCCAGCCGTTGATGTGCATGAAAATTCTTCAGTTACTTCTGCCGCTAGCACCAAAAGAAAAAGGCTTACCTTCTATGATTGTGATCCAAATTATGGAATACCCAATGAGAAGCGACCTCGCTAG